In Chroococcidiopsis sp. TS-821, one DNA window encodes the following:
- a CDS encoding glycerate kinase — MSLRILIAPSGFKESLEADRVADCIANGVLRALPDAEIQKAPLVDGGEGFTKGLVAATGGTLHNITVTGPVGQPVASHFGFLGNTQVKTAVLEMAAAAGLRLVPPEVRNPLVTTTYGVGELIKAALDRGAERILVGCGDSGTNDGGAGMAQALGIHFFDTDGQELGTGGGELAKLQRIDLRDRDPRLEHVKIDVACNWHNVLCGDKGVARVFGPQKGASPEIVEQLAQALDNYAAVIESQMGIDVREMPGSGASGGLGTGLHVFLGATLHPRYDIVMQYLELDSLLQKADLVITAEGSIDFQTPRGKIPAEVARRAKNYQLPVIALAGTIGKDATVNLEHGIDSFESILDAPRTLDDAIAQAPELVTNAAERTMRLLLVGQHLK; from the coding sequence ATGAGTTTACGAATATTAATTGCCCCCTCTGGATTCAAAGAAAGTTTAGAAGCCGATCGAGTTGCTGATTGCATTGCCAATGGTGTTTTACGCGCCTTACCCGATGCAGAAATTCAGAAAGCCCCCTTAGTTGATGGCGGCGAAGGTTTTACTAAAGGACTCGTCGCAGCGACAGGCGGTACGCTACACAACATAACCGTGACGGGACCTGTAGGACAACCTGTTGCTTCTCATTTTGGGTTTCTCGGTAACACTCAAGTCAAAACGGCTGTGCTAGAAATGGCAGCTGCTGCTGGATTGCGTTTAGTCCCGCCAGAAGTCCGCAATCCTCTTGTCACAACAACTTACGGCGTCGGCGAACTCATTAAAGCCGCCCTCGATCGCGGTGCCGAACGTATCCTTGTTGGTTGTGGTGATTCGGGTACAAATGACGGCGGTGCAGGAATGGCGCAAGCTTTAGGAATCCATTTTTTCGATACTGATGGTCAAGAATTAGGAACAGGTGGCGGCGAACTCGCCAAGTTGCAACGCATTGATTTACGCGATCGCGACCCGCGTTTGGAACACGTCAAAATTGATGTTGCCTGCAATTGGCACAATGTTCTGTGTGGCGATAAAGGCGTCGCCCGCGTATTTGGTCCGCAAAAAGGCGCATCGCCGGAGATTGTCGAACAATTAGCCCAAGCGCTTGATAATTATGCTGCGGTGATTGAAAGCCAAATGGGCATCGACGTCCGAGAAATGCCAGGAAGTGGCGCATCGGGTGGTTTGGGAACTGGATTGCACGTTTTTTTAGGTGCTACTCTTCACCCGCGATATGACATTGTCATGCAATATTTGGAACTTGATAGTTTACTGCAAAAAGCTGATTTGGTGATTACTGCTGAAGGTAGTATTGACTTTCAAACTCCACGCGGCAAAATTCCCGCAGAAGTTGCTCGACGTGCTAAAAATTATCAACTGCCCGTGATTGCTTTAGCTGGGACAATTGGTAAAGATGCAACGGTAAATTTAGAGCATGGCATTGATTCATTTGAGAGCATTTTAGATGCACCGCGTACGTTAGACGATGCGATCGCACAGGCTCCTGAGTTAGTCACAAATGCGGCTGAGCGGACGATGCGTTTATTACTCGTAGGGCAGCATCTTAAGTAG
- a CDS encoding prohibitin family protein gives MRTRFGAIDSLKSGVLFTGGVALVLAAVVFKPFAIVNAGERGVVMRFGKVQDTVLDEGIHPIMPIVTTVRSINVRVQESSFNADAASKDLQKITTEISLNWHIDPARVNKVYQQVGDEKQIVAGIITPAVSEVLKAATAKKTAEQIITERTDLKEEIDKQLESRLAHYGVVVDDVSLVNFAFSPEFSKAIEAKQIAEQEAKQAEFIALKASKEAIAEVNRAKGQAEAQRLQRLTLTPELLQKQAIEKWDGRFPTVMSGNGTLPLINVDAASLANSK, from the coding sequence ATGCGAACCAGATTTGGTGCTATCGATAGTCTCAAGTCAGGAGTTTTGTTTACAGGTGGTGTTGCTCTTGTACTTGCAGCAGTTGTCTTTAAACCTTTCGCCATCGTTAATGCTGGTGAAAGAGGTGTCGTTATGCGATTTGGTAAAGTGCAAGATACCGTTTTAGATGAGGGTATTCACCCGATTATGCCAATTGTGACTACTGTTAGAAGTATCAATGTCCGCGTACAAGAAAGTAGTTTTAATGCAGATGCAGCTTCTAAAGATTTGCAGAAAATTACCACAGAAATTTCACTAAATTGGCATATCGATCCCGCTAGAGTTAATAAAGTTTATCAGCAAGTTGGCGATGAAAAACAAATTGTTGCCGGTATTATTACTCCTGCTGTTTCTGAAGTATTAAAAGCAGCTACGGCGAAAAAAACGGCTGAACAAATTATTACTGAAAGAACAGATCTCAAAGAAGAAATTGACAAACAACTTGAAAGTCGCTTAGCCCATTATGGGGTTGTTGTTGATGATGTTTCGCTTGTGAATTTTGCCTTCTCGCCAGAGTTTAGCAAAGCAATTGAAGCTAAACAAATTGCTGAACAAGAAGCAAAACAAGCCGAATTTATCGCTTTGAAAGCTTCCAAAGAGGCGATCGCTGAAGTCAACCGCGCCAAAGGACAAGCGGAAGCCCAAAGACTGCAAAGGCTGACTCTAACGCCAGAACTGTTGCAAAAACAAGCGATTGAAAAGTGGGACGGTCGTTTTCCTACGGTAATGAGCGGTAATGGTACTCTACCGTTGATTAATGTCGATGCTGCTAGTTTAGCGAATAGCAAGTAA
- the nfi gene encoding deoxyribonuclease V (cleaves DNA at apurinic or apyrimidinic sites), translated as MKIRKHHSWVLTVEEAIALQEKLTKEVITADQIPQPVRYVAGVDMGFESAGTISRAAVAVLSFPALQLQEYAIARRPTSFPYIPGLLSFREIPALLDALEKINTTPDLILCDGQGIAHPRRLGIASHLGLILDMPTIGVAKSLLVGKHQEVPNIKGSWQPIIHRKETIGAALRTRVGTKPVYISSGHRVSLPTAIDYVLQCTPKYRLPETTRIADKLSKSDD; from the coding sequence ATGAAAATTCGCAAACATCATTCTTGGGTACTCACAGTTGAAGAGGCGATCGCGCTTCAAGAAAAGTTAACAAAAGAGGTGATTACCGCAGACCAAATTCCGCAGCCAGTGCGGTATGTTGCTGGGGTAGATATGGGGTTTGAATCTGCTGGAACAATCAGTCGCGCCGCTGTAGCCGTATTGAGTTTTCCAGCGTTGCAATTGCAAGAGTATGCGATCGCGCGCCGCCCGACATCGTTTCCCTATATACCAGGATTGCTATCGTTTCGTGAAATTCCTGCTTTACTCGATGCCTTGGAAAAAATTAATACTACACCAGATTTAATTCTCTGCGATGGTCAAGGAATCGCGCATCCGCGCCGTTTAGGGATTGCCTCGCATTTAGGGTTAATTTTAGATATGCCAACGATTGGCGTTGCGAAATCTTTGTTGGTTGGTAAACATCAAGAAGTACCGAATATCAAAGGCAGTTGGCAACCGATAATCCATCGTAAAGAAACGATTGGGGCAGCCTTACGAACGCGTGTAGGTACAAAGCCAGTGTATATTTCGAGTGGTCATCGCGTAAGTTTACCAACAGCAATTGATTATGTTTTGCAATGTACGCCAAAATACCGCTTACCAGAAACGACGCGAATTGCCGATAAGTTAAGTAAGAGTGATGATTAA
- a CDS encoding AMIN domain-containing protein: MNRRYLGNERLGSRLSLIPLMGLVTIVAVESGTKPASPAATLSGWRFDPAANQLEITLEAKTTPNYFLLDQPLRIVLDLPNTQLGKVATQQDYTGAVRQIRVSQFDKNVTRIVLELAPDTVLNTGQMVQLQRTTPQADSGDRWVLRPQIARQTSLPTTLPPATFPGSQQPVVSVPPVPNEQIIDFGQPLPTTAPSVTPPTPPSNVTAPVIVVPASPAPLPNTALPNTAMLSRQSPDVLLLAGTRLNLRYAGESPLLLKAGVPQPAKMVLAEDVRNRNLNAQSVVIDNLIAPAGTTVMGEFKTDTRGSRFVAQAIALQGQNLPLAAESDVLDAADKVAAYATTIEPGKIVQVRLTQDLIKLESD, from the coding sequence ATGAATAGGCGATATTTGGGTAACGAGCGTTTAGGAAGTCGATTGAGTTTGATACCGTTGATGGGGTTAGTGACAATAGTCGCTGTAGAAAGTGGCACAAAGCCTGCATCTCCTGCTGCAACTTTATCAGGTTGGCGCTTCGATCCGGCGGCAAATCAGTTAGAAATTACGCTAGAGGCGAAAACAACACCTAACTACTTTTTGCTCGATCAGCCGTTAAGAATTGTTCTTGATTTACCGAATACGCAGTTAGGAAAAGTCGCGACACAACAAGATTATACTGGGGCAGTTCGTCAAATTCGCGTTTCGCAGTTTGATAAAAATGTCACTCGGATTGTTTTAGAACTTGCGCCCGATACTGTTTTAAATACAGGGCAAATGGTGCAACTACAACGCACAACACCACAAGCGGATAGCGGCGATCGCTGGGTATTACGTCCCCAAATTGCGCGTCAAACGTCACTTCCTACCACACTACCGCCTGCAACATTTCCTGGTTCTCAACAGCCCGTCGTCAGCGTACCACCCGTACCCAACGAACAAATTATTGATTTTGGGCAACCGCTACCCACAACTGCACCAAGCGTGACACCGCCAACTCCCCCCAGCAATGTTACAGCACCTGTTATCGTTGTACCTGCAAGTCCTGCACCACTTCCTAATACGGCTTTACCCAACACGGCGATGTTGAGTAGACAGTCACCCGATGTCCTATTACTCGCAGGGACAAGGCTTAATCTCCGCTACGCTGGTGAATCACCATTACTTCTCAAAGCAGGCGTTCCCCAACCTGCAAAAATGGTTCTCGCAGAGGATGTTCGGAATCGCAATTTAAATGCTCAAAGTGTCGTTATCGATAATTTAATCGCCCCCGCCGGTACGACAGTGATGGGAGAATTTAAAACTGATACTCGTGGTAGTCGCTTTGTGGCGCAGGCGATCGCGCTTCAAGGTCAAAATTTGCCGCTAGCAGCTGAATCAGATGTTCTCGACGCCGCTGATAAAGTTGCTGCTTACGCGACAACGATAGAACCAGGCAAAATTGTCCAAGTTCGCTTAACTCAAGATCTCATAAAACTGGAAAGTGATTAG
- a CDS encoding DUF3172 domain-containing protein, with protein MKRKYTKTPETKSPGFVSTAFNLTSMFVLAGVFILGIGIGIAFSSTTTLSPSNVASREFIDQSAPNPQLCVQFGASAMVMDTRLFVSLNPFNVYVAQPSLRPGCVLRTNNWAILEQRNLVTSQQVRDCKNRMNTFAFTGDLGSSPEISCVYQNDAAKNYYLNQPGTVAPQESERF; from the coding sequence ATGAAACGTAAATATACTAAAACTCCTGAAACTAAATCTCCTGGCTTTGTATCGACAGCATTTAACTTAACCTCAATGTTTGTCTTAGCAGGGGTTTTTATTTTAGGAATTGGCATTGGCATTGCGTTCAGTTCTACAACAACACTCAGTCCTTCCAACGTAGCCTCAAGGGAATTTATCGATCAAAGTGCCCCTAATCCTCAATTGTGCGTTCAATTTGGTGCTAGCGCAATGGTCATGGACACGCGTTTATTTGTCTCGCTCAACCCTTTTAACGTTTACGTAGCGCAGCCAAGTTTACGCCCTGGATGCGTGTTACGTACTAACAACTGGGCAATTTTAGAACAACGCAACCTAGTCACATCGCAACAAGTACGCGATTGTAAGAACCGCATGAATACATTTGCCTTTACAGGTGACTTGGGTAGTTCGCCCGAAATTAGCTGTGTTTATCAAAACGATGCGGCTAAGAACTACTATCTCAATCAACCTGGTACAGTTGCACCACAAGAGTCAGAAAGATTTTAG
- a CDS encoding ABC transporter permease — protein sequence MNSQSSLQLGKTNQSFQWRSLIADSLTVFWGDWLKLRVRIAQIAASGLVSPLIYILAFGLGLGSSLPQPAIGNSYLEFILPGMVALSSMTISFGGTTFSICGDRLFTKTFEEMLLVPVHPLALHIGKMLAGIVRGLMTSGSVILIAILFTGRIWSFLNPLFLLLLVLNCAVFAGLGVLVGLNVRSLESVGLYNNFLIIPMSFLGATFFDPATLPAALKAIVYLLPLTYTSTGLRAAAYLPLSQFPWYSIPILLGCAIALSMLGAYQFAHQQD from the coding sequence GTGAATTCTCAAAGCTCACTACAACTTGGTAAAACGAATCAGTCTTTTCAATGGCGATCGCTCATTGCAGATAGCCTCACGGTGTTTTGGGGTGATTGGTTGAAGTTGCGCGTACGCATTGCCCAAATAGCAGCCTCTGGGTTAGTGTCACCACTGATTTATATTTTAGCTTTCGGACTAGGTTTGGGTAGCTCCTTACCGCAGCCAGCGATTGGAAATAGTTATTTAGAGTTTATTTTGCCAGGAATGGTGGCATTGTCGTCAATGACGATTAGTTTTGGCGGTACGACGTTTTCTATTTGTGGCGATCGCTTGTTTACCAAAACGTTTGAAGAAATGCTGCTTGTTCCGGTTCATCCACTGGCGTTGCATATCGGTAAAATGCTGGCAGGCATTGTCCGCGGATTGATGACATCCGGTTCGGTGATTCTTATCGCTATTTTATTTACTGGAAGAATTTGGAGTTTTCTTAACCCGTTGTTTTTGCTGTTGCTGGTACTCAATTGTGCCGTCTTTGCGGGGCTAGGAGTTCTTGTCGGCTTAAATGTGCGATCGCTTGAAAGTGTCGGTTTATATAATAATTTCTTAATTATTCCGATGTCTTTTTTAGGCGCAACCTTTTTCGATCCTGCTACCTTACCCGCCGCCTTAAAAGCGATCGTTTATCTTTTACCTCTGACATATACAAGTACAGGATTACGCGCCGCTGCTTACTTACCGCTGTCGCAGTTTCCTTGGTATAGCATTCCCATTTTACTGGGGTGCGCGATCGCATTGTCGATGTTAGGAGCATATCAGTTTGCGCATCAACAAGATTAA
- a CDS encoding autotransporter domain-containing protein has product MKKIVAVALFVFAMLPLKVSAQNYSEFYIFGDSLVDDGNLFQLTGGLIPPNPPYFNGRFSNGLVFVEILGTELGIPTEATNNYAFGGTTSGNVNALNLLVGTQLPSLPAQLNLFLTTAGTSSTDALYVLWTGANDYIILPPELRTIDTQTVVNNLSNTLTTLIDAGARNLIVPNLPDLGNTPQERVLPTATALTALTNSHNANLRTALQGLAASRDVNIIPLDVNALLGEVTADPLTYGLTNVTDRCLGNPNCTNPDEFLFWDGIHPSAQSHRIISEYATAVITAPQAIIPQADIALNIAKRYVQHIDARLSALRGVQTLTEGRLGVFLNGNVNFGDRDSTNNEVGYDFINTNITAGVDYRVTNNLALGVALGYVNNDTDLSNNLGDINVDGYAVSVYSNFVQNNFYTDAVLSYGNNNFNIARRTNFYNRTATADTNGNQFSADLNSGYAIRSGNVAYGPTLGLRYDRIHIDGYTENNAGSLNLRVDDQSAESFVLSVGAQAAVAFNTDVGTVIPHLRASYERELAENNREIVTELITQPGIPLRTRVGDRDRDYVKLGIGAQIVFSENALGLIDYETTIGRENFNNQVIKGELRYQF; this is encoded by the coding sequence ATGAAAAAAATTGTGGCAGTCGCATTGTTTGTCTTTGCGATGTTGCCGTTAAAGGTATCTGCACAAAATTATTCAGAATTTTATATCTTTGGCGATAGCTTAGTTGATGATGGTAACTTATTTCAACTCACAGGTGGACTCATTCCACCAAATCCGCCATATTTTAACGGGCGATTTTCTAATGGTCTTGTTTTTGTCGAAATTTTAGGAACTGAGTTAGGAATTCCAACTGAGGCAACAAATAACTATGCATTTGGTGGAACAACATCAGGAAACGTCAACGCACTCAATTTATTAGTCGGTACGCAACTACCATCGTTACCTGCACAGCTAAATCTCTTTCTTACTACTGCCGGAACTTCTAGCACAGATGCGTTATACGTGTTGTGGACAGGCGCAAATGATTATATCATTTTGCCACCAGAGCTACGGACAATTGATACCCAAACGGTAGTCAACAATCTTTCTAATACATTAACAACGCTCATCGATGCTGGGGCGCGTAATTTAATTGTGCCTAACTTACCTGATTTGGGTAATACACCCCAAGAACGTGTTTTACCCACTGCAACAGCACTCACAGCGTTAACTAATAGCCATAATGCTAATTTAAGGACTGCGCTGCAAGGATTAGCTGCAAGTCGCGATGTTAATATTATTCCACTCGATGTCAATGCGCTATTGGGTGAGGTCACGGCTGATCCGCTAACGTATGGCTTGACAAATGTCACCGATCGCTGTCTTGGCAACCCAAACTGTACTAACCCTGACGAATTTTTATTCTGGGATGGAATTCATCCTTCAGCACAAAGTCATCGCATTATTAGTGAATACGCGACAGCAGTCATTACTGCACCGCAAGCAATTATTCCCCAAGCTGATATTGCTTTAAATATTGCCAAAAGGTACGTACAGCATATCGATGCCCGTTTATCAGCGCTGCGTGGAGTTCAAACTTTGACGGAAGGGCGATTGGGTGTATTCCTAAATGGCAATGTCAACTTTGGCGATCGCGATTCAACAAATAACGAAGTTGGCTACGACTTTATCAACACGAATATCACGGCAGGTGTAGACTACCGCGTTACCAATAATCTGGCGCTTGGTGTTGCCTTAGGTTATGTCAACAACGACACTGATTTAAGTAACAACTTGGGCGATATCAACGTTGATGGCTATGCTGTTTCAGTTTATAGCAACTTTGTGCAAAATAACTTTTATACCGACGCAGTTCTCAGCTACGGTAATAATAACTTTAATATCGCGCGCCGAACGAACTTTTATAACCGTACTGCTACGGCGGATACAAATGGCAATCAATTTTCAGCAGATCTAAATAGCGGTTACGCGATCCGTTCAGGAAATGTTGCCTATGGACCAACGCTTGGTTTGAGATACGATCGCATTCATATTGACGGCTACACCGAAAATAATGCTGGTAGCTTGAATCTACGGGTTGATGACCAAAGTGCTGAATCATTTGTGCTAAGTGTTGGCGCGCAAGCAGCCGTTGCTTTTAATACTGATGTTGGTACAGTTATTCCGCATCTTCGTGCTAGTTACGAACGCGAATTAGCAGAGAATAATCGAGAAATTGTAACGGAACTTATTACTCAGCCAGGAATTCCGCTGCGCACCCGTGTAGGCGATCGCGATCGCGATTACGTCAAATTGGGCATTGGCGCACAGATAGTTTTTTCGGAAAATGCTTTAGGTTTGATTGATTACGAAACTACAATTGGGCGCGAGAATTTTAACAATCAGGTCATTAAAGGAGAACTTCGCTATCAATTTTGA
- a CDS encoding succinate dehydrogenase/fumarate reductase flavoprotein subunit, which translates to MLEHDVVIVGGGLAGCRAAVEIARTDPKLDIAVVAKTHPIRSHSVAAQGGIAATLKNVDTSDTWEAHAFDTVKGSDYLADQDAVELLAREAPDVVIDLEHMGVLFSRLPDGRIAQRAFGGHSHNRTCYAADKTGHAILHELVNNLRRYGVQIYDEWYVLRLILEDGQAKGIVTYNIRDGHLEVVRAKAVMFATGGYGRVYNTTSNDYASTGDGLAMTAMVGLPLEDMEFVQFHPTGLYPVGVLISEAVRGEGAYLINSEGDRFMANYAPSRMELAPRDITSRAIALEIRAGRGIHPDGSAGGPFVYLDLRHMGQEKIMSRVPFCWEEAHRLVGIDAVHQPIPVRPTVHYSMGGIPVNTDGQVRSSGDNLVEGFFAAGECACVSVHGANRLGSNSLLECVVYGRRTGAAIAQYVQNRKLPAIDEQRYITEAQRRLQALLEQPGKYRINQVRTAFQDCMTQHCGVFRTAEIMQEGLQQIQQLQQQYPDIYLDDKSTCWNTEIIEALELQSLFVVGQVILASALNRQESRGAHYREDFSNRNDTDFLKHTMAYYSPAGIDLQYRPVTITMFEPQERKY; encoded by the coding sequence ATGCTCGAACACGACGTTGTTATTGTTGGTGGTGGATTAGCTGGATGTCGCGCGGCTGTGGAAATTGCGCGCACCGATCCAAAACTCGATATTGCGGTTGTTGCTAAAACGCACCCCATTCGATCGCACTCTGTCGCCGCGCAAGGAGGAATCGCGGCTACGCTCAAAAATGTCGATACTAGCGATACGTGGGAAGCCCATGCGTTTGACACCGTCAAAGGTTCCGACTATTTAGCCGATCAAGATGCCGTGGAATTGCTAGCGCGGGAAGCGCCTGATGTGGTGATCGATCTGGAACACATGGGGGTGTTATTTTCACGCTTACCTGATGGGCGGATTGCGCAACGTGCGTTTGGGGGACACTCGCATAACCGCACTTGCTACGCAGCCGATAAAACTGGTCATGCGATTCTACACGAACTCGTCAATAATTTACGACGGTATGGCGTCCAGATTTACGATGAGTGGTACGTCCTGCGCTTGATCTTAGAAGATGGTCAAGCTAAAGGTATTGTGACATACAACATTCGCGATGGACATTTAGAGGTTGTCCGCGCTAAAGCAGTGATGTTTGCAACGGGTGGCTATGGTCGCGTTTATAACACCACCTCGAATGATTACGCTTCCACAGGTGATGGTTTAGCAATGACCGCAATGGTGGGGCTACCGTTGGAAGATATGGAGTTTGTGCAATTTCACCCCACAGGTTTGTATCCAGTCGGCGTTTTGATTTCGGAAGCTGTGCGCGGTGAAGGTGCGTATTTGATTAATAGCGAAGGCGATCGCTTTATGGCAAATTATGCCCCAAGTCGAATGGAATTAGCACCACGCGATATCACGTCGCGCGCGATCGCTCTTGAAATTCGGGCAGGACGCGGTATTCATCCTGATGGTAGTGCAGGAGGACCATTTGTCTATCTCGATTTGCGTCATATGGGACAAGAAAAAATCATGAGTCGCGTTCCCTTTTGTTGGGAAGAAGCCCACCGCTTAGTGGGAATTGACGCCGTACATCAACCGATTCCGGTACGCCCGACGGTGCATTATTCGATGGGAGGAATTCCGGTAAATACCGATGGACAAGTCCGCAGTAGTGGTGACAATTTAGTGGAGGGTTTCTTCGCGGCGGGTGAATGTGCGTGCGTCTCGGTGCATGGCGCAAATCGTCTGGGAAGCAATTCACTTCTAGAATGCGTTGTTTATGGGCGGAGAACAGGGGCGGCGATCGCGCAGTACGTGCAAAATCGCAAGTTACCTGCAATCGACGAACAACGTTACATTACAGAAGCCCAGCGTCGTCTACAAGCCTTACTCGAACAACCAGGAAAGTACCGCATTAACCAAGTGCGTACCGCGTTTCAAGACTGCATGACGCAGCACTGTGGCGTCTTTCGTACCGCAGAAATTATGCAAGAAGGTTTACAACAAATCCAACAATTGCAACAACAATATCCAGATATTTATTTAGACGATAAAAGCACGTGTTGGAATACAGAAATTATTGAAGCATTGGAACTTCAAAGTTTATTTGTTGTCGGACAAGTCATTCTCGCCTCAGCATTGAATCGCCAAGAAAGTCGGGGTGCGCATTACCGCGAAGATTTCTCGAATCGCAATGATACTGATTTTCTCAAACACACGATGGCTTATTATTCTCCTGCGGGAATTGACCTACAATATCGCCCAGTAACAATTACGATGTTTGAACCACAAGAAAGAAAGTATTAA
- a CDS encoding alpha-ketoacid dehydrogenase subunit beta, producing the protein MAETLFFNALRAAIDEEMARDATVFVLGEDVGHYGGSYKVTKDLYKKYGELRLLDTPIAENSFTGLAVGAAMTGLRPIVEGMNMGFLLLAFNQIANNAGMLRYTSGGNFKIPMVIRGPGGVGRQLGAEHSQRLEAYFQAVPGLKIVACSTPYNAKGLLKSAIRDENPVLFFEHVLLYNLKEDLPETEYLLPLDKAEVVRQGKDVTILTYSRMRHHVMQAVKTLEKNGFDPEVIDLISLKPLDFETIGESIRKTHRVIIVEECMRTGGIGAELIASINDRLFDELDAPVLRLSSQDIPTPYNGTLERMTIVQPEQIIEAVEKMVALRV; encoded by the coding sequence ATGGCAGAAACTCTCTTTTTTAATGCGCTGCGTGCCGCCATTGATGAAGAAATGGCACGCGATGCCACTGTATTTGTTCTCGGTGAAGACGTGGGACACTACGGCGGTTCGTACAAAGTTACCAAAGACCTTTATAAAAAGTACGGCGAACTGCGACTACTCGATACGCCCATTGCCGAAAATAGCTTTACCGGACTTGCTGTAGGTGCGGCAATGACGGGGTTGCGCCCGATTGTTGAAGGCATGAACATGGGGTTTCTACTGCTTGCCTTTAACCAAATTGCGAATAATGCTGGAATGCTGCGCTACACTTCAGGCGGTAACTTCAAAATTCCAATGGTGATTCGCGGTCCTGGTGGCGTGGGTAGGCAACTCGGTGCTGAACACTCGCAAAGGCTAGAAGCTTATTTTCAGGCAGTTCCAGGGCTAAAAATTGTCGCTTGTTCGACTCCTTATAACGCGAAAGGACTACTCAAGTCAGCGATTCGTGACGAAAATCCAGTACTATTTTTTGAACACGTCCTGCTGTACAACTTAAAAGAAGATTTACCCGAAACCGAATATTTGTTGCCTTTGGATAAAGCCGAAGTTGTCCGCCAAGGCAAGGACGTGACAATCTTGACGTACTCGCGAATGCGGCATCACGTTATGCAAGCGGTCAAAACGTTAGAAAAGAATGGCTTTGACCCTGAGGTAATCGATTTAATTTCGCTTAAACCTCTCGATTTTGAGACGATTGGCGAGTCGATTCGCAAAACGCATCGTGTCATTATTGTGGAAGAGTGTATGCGTACTGGCGGAATTGGGGCTGAACTCATTGCCTCGATTAACGATCGCCTTTTCGATGAACTCGATGCACCCGTGCTGCGCTTGTCTTCACAAGATATTCCGACACCTTACAATGGAACATTAGAACGAATGACAATTGTGCAGCCTGAGCAAATTATCGAAGCAGTCGAGAAAATGGTGGCGTTGCGCGTTTAG